In a single window of the Nitrospirota bacterium genome:
- the cobB gene encoding hydrogenobyrinic acid a,c-diamide synthase (glutamine-hydrolyzing): MPVGRVVIAGLRGGSGKTTLSLGLLRLWRGSRKVVPFKKGPDYIDAGWLSQAAGTQCYNLDTFIIAGDRILQSISKNSKDADFAVIEGNRGLFDGLDSKGTFSTASLAVLTDTPVILVVDCLKATTTVGVIVKGVVAFDSKVKIKGVVLNSVSNQRHESVIREAVETYSGVPVVGALKKTSTPLLPERHMGLVTADEHMQVERALTEICTLVKDSVDIERIWETGMAAGILNIPVVSEPQYENKENVKIGVIKDTAFQFYYPENLDELRKAGGELSEISAVSQEDLPDVDALYIGGGFPETNAIKLSENVQFKTQLKTAIENGLPVYAECGGLMFLGRSITMDGKRYPMVGVFPMDFEMQPKPQAHGYTVVETVKETPFFGKNVVLRGHEFHYSRVSGLSGGEMDFAFKMKRGKGIFNGQDGVCYKSVFASYTHLHALGAPEWVKGMISAAIQFKRTRGVQMEESFLKNLKKTEMSLRQLKQIIKAHIEKEESSSIEEFVKKDKRALSALVSMSYDKSIKNCWRAALLAGQIIGRMANWNSKEARGQVQRLLWNMSDESGTIPWMVPEILGEVVRENPEPFSDIPAIIVGYSHSETEDNIFLAGVLYAIGRIGEIHKEYIADYPYILVKESFLHREADVCINAVVAAKRLSMTGVDDLLVKVKKRNDIVNVYYDNCLRTVTIAEMAGELFS, translated from the coding sequence ATGCCGGTAGGCAGGGTGGTGATAGCCGGGCTTAGGGGCGGCTCAGGAAAGACCACGCTGTCGTTAGGGCTTTTGAGGCTTTGGCGAGGCAGCCGTAAGGTAGTGCCGTTTAAAAAGGGGCCTGACTATATTGATGCCGGATGGCTTTCACAAGCCGCTGGCACACAGTGTTATAATCTGGACACATTTATAATTGCCGGAGACAGGATTCTTCAATCCATATCAAAAAACTCTAAAGACGCCGATTTTGCCGTGATAGAAGGTAACAGAGGTCTCTTTGACGGCCTTGACTCTAAGGGCACTTTTAGCACTGCCTCACTTGCCGTGCTTACTGACACACCGGTTATTCTTGTTGTGGACTGCTTAAAGGCAACGACAACAGTGGGCGTAATAGTTAAAGGAGTTGTGGCGTTTGACTCAAAAGTTAAAATAAAAGGAGTGGTGCTTAACAGTGTCTCTAATCAGCGGCATGAGTCAGTGATAAGAGAGGCTGTGGAGACATACTCAGGCGTACCGGTTGTGGGGGCGTTAAAAAAGACATCCACCCCGCTTTTGCCTGAAAGACACATGGGACTTGTAACTGCCGATGAGCATATGCAGGTTGAAAGAGCGCTTACGGAAATCTGCACACTTGTTAAGGACTCCGTAGATATTGAGAGAATATGGGAAACTGGCATGGCCGCTGGAATTCTCAACATTCCGGTTGTCTCAGAGCCACAGTATGAAAACAAGGAAAATGTAAAAATCGGAGTCATAAAAGATACCGCGTTTCAGTTTTACTATCCTGAAAATCTGGATGAATTAAGGAAAGCTGGCGGAGAGCTTTCAGAGATAAGCGCAGTTTCTCAAGAGGATTTACCAGATGTTGATGCGCTTTATATCGGAGGCGGATTTCCAGAGACAAACGCAATAAAACTTTCTGAAAATGTACAATTTAAAACGCAACTAAAAACCGCCATAGAAAACGGACTTCCCGTATATGCCGAATGCGGTGGTTTAATGTTCCTTGGCCGCAGCATAACAATGGATGGCAAAAGATACCCGATGGTGGGGGTTTTCCCTATGGATTTTGAAATGCAACCTAAACCTCAGGCACACGGTTACACTGTGGTTGAGACTGTTAAGGAAACTCCGTTTTTTGGCAAAAACGTGGTGCTGCGGGGCCATGAGTTTCATTACTCACGGGTAAGCGGACTGAGTGGCGGGGAGATGGATTTTGCCTTTAAGATGAAAAGAGGTAAGGGGATTTTTAATGGGCAGGATGGAGTGTGCTACAAAAGTGTATTTGCCTCCTACACTCACCTTCATGCCCTTGGCGCTCCTGAGTGGGTTAAAGGAATGATTAGTGCTGCCATACAGTTTAAAAGAACAAGGGGGGTACAGATGGAAGAAAGTTTTTTAAAGAATCTTAAAAAAACTGAGATGTCACTGAGACAATTAAAACAAATCATTAAAGCACACATAGAGAAAGAGGAGTCTTCAAGCATTGAGGAATTCGTAAAGAAAGACAAACGAGCTCTGAGTGCACTTGTGTCAATGTCGTACGATAAAAGTATTAAGAACTGCTGGAGGGCGGCCTTGTTAGCTGGCCAGATAATAGGACGCATGGCTAACTGGAATTCAAAAGAGGCGCGTGGCCAGGTGCAGAGACTCCTGTGGAATATGAGTGATGAATCCGGCACAATCCCGTGGATGGTGCCGGAAATATTAGGCGAGGTGGTGCGTGAAAACCCTGAGCCATTTTCTGACATACCGGCCATAATTGTCGGGTACTCACATTCGGAAACTGAAGACAACATATTCCTTGCTGGTGTGCTTTATGCTATCGGGCGCATTGGGGAGATTCATAAAGAGTACATTGCTGATTATCCGTACATTCTCGTGAAAGAGAGTTTTCTTCACCGTGAGGCTGATGTCTGTATAAATGCGGTGGTGGCGGCCAAAAGACTGTCCATGACTGGCGTTGACGATTTATTGGTTAAGGTTAAAAAACGAAATGATATTGTAAATGTTTATTATGACAACTGTCTGAGGACGGTAACGATAGCTGAGATGGCAGGAGAGTTATTTTCATAG
- a CDS encoding DsbC family protein — MKKLVLMGMLLMAVMFYYTATTEGMSGCDTNCVACHTLTEEEATDILKQLGPAITVTKVQGAPSKGLWEVTIKAADKEGHQKDGVVYIDYSKGNVILGNILKLKTRENMTEKRMGEIKKFDYKSIPLKNAILLGNKKAKYKIIVFTDPDCPFCQKLHGELKQVVAERDDIAFYILMFPLTEIHPGSYKKAVSIMCTKSLKLLDDAAEKKEIPEENCSTKAVDDNIKLANKLGITGTPTVILPNGRQYRGNMKTEELINAIENK; from the coding sequence ATGAAAAAATTGGTGCTTATGGGTATGCTTCTGATGGCTGTGATGTTTTATTACACGGCAACAACTGAGGGAATGAGCGGATGTGACACAAACTGTGTGGCGTGTCACACGTTGACCGAAGAGGAGGCCACAGACATACTAAAGCAGCTTGGACCTGCCATAACTGTAACGAAGGTGCAGGGAGCTCCGTCAAAGGGATTGTGGGAGGTAACCATTAAAGCTGCGGATAAAGAGGGACACCAAAAAGACGGTGTTGTGTATATTGACTACTCAAAAGGAAACGTTATATTAGGAAACATTCTTAAGTTAAAGACCAGAGAGAACATGACCGAAAAGCGTATGGGTGAAATAAAGAAGTTTGATTATAAATCCATACCGTTAAAAAATGCCATCCTGCTTGGGAATAAAAAGGCCAAATACAAGATAATCGTGTTTACTGACCCTGACTGTCCATTTTGCCAGAAATTGCATGGGGAGTTAAAACAGGTTGTTGCTGAAAGGGATGATATCGCATTTTACATCCTGATGTTTCCACTTACGGAAATTCATCCTGGCTCATACAAAAAGGCTGTCTCTATAATGTGCACTAAGTCACTAAAACTCCTTGACGATGCAGCGGAAAAGAAGGAGATACCTGAGGAAAATTGCAGCACAAAGGCCGTGGATGATAACATAAAACTTGCTAACAAACTTGGTATAACTGGCACCCCCACAGTCATCTTACCCAACGGCAGACAGTATCGCGGCAATATGAAAACGGAGGAGCTGATAAACGCAATTGAAAACAAGTAA
- a CDS encoding protein kinase: MATLSTISIKEKGLWSKNDVIDNRYDVRGLARGGMGEVYFVYDREIGRMMAVKTPLPSVLKNEEGLKRFYREAEAWISLGIHPNICSAYYVQVMEGIPRLFVEYVDGGAMDKWLKEGRFSTLTEKLDIAIQIAAGMDHTHSLIWTDENGDSQTGLVHRDLKPANILMSRYGMSLITDFGLVGLGSWGNEEIFTVSEKNKSMIDLVSSQMASDEEDSSNPWQTMTIGGVPFGTPQYMAPEQFANAHTAGIPADIYAYGCILYELFCGRRPFVLTEEQRHAVIFYQLMLWQKMHTGEPPPNPQDLSVNLDDALSSLMVECLAKNPVGRPDSFKEILNRLVSIYSHLTGTPYPRPEAKSDDLKADSLNNQGVSYATINQLHRAENSWKEALTAEPEHVEAAFNLTMLKCKTGELTEDTAVSEMRDFLRSVQHTGQGKFLLGKLHLFHADEHNALNLINEIITEGKESAEALKLQALSIANREVTKQDTISLKKAADSFKWFLDNGKDDPVVAAGYCYCLRELGEDYAALYDSMRARFMELPDSLDEAVSQYLPGFSVQRTYFDEFRVPCSLAVSACGQHIYAGMSDGHINVYDVASESPAEVFKLSYGKVTAIDINPKGDIIASGHEDGSVHILNASDGSEIWFFKKHTKAVSAIKFLASKNYVISASADSIILVWDIKTGKSAGAFKTEGKPVTSLALSPDLKQVYTAHKGGPPCVWETKTGKPVSTFSGHKSGAVSIFLSNNGKLAVTAGAGQSAVILWDTESGKSIHTFSGHTSPVLYVGISADGRFLLSADERNLRVWDIKSKLTHTIFKYRGPLTCAALGLAQNKLTIAHGNEIMVLNFHNRYSLSYTLITPAAIREEEIRYEFSKRLSDASQKINQSEFTEALNLIEGARSLTGFEQNPAAISLLTTIPLIYSKKFLRAGFKLRDYQHHIDSVTAVVISSDERYLITGGDDGKVVRTDISSPSNTDLSEITAPGSVKTLAIDYTSHTVCFGSAEGTIQTWDLDNTERLSDLKVPVGSVTTVVLTSDGRYVFSASPERTIRLFDAIHGRYYGRFEESSDEITTIALHNEERTLISGTVNGLVIFWDSVTGKVLSSVEGHTGSVNSISFSADGEHFLTGGEDGYVCGWGTKTMRRVKRHKVSNKGVLTAVFHPDGKCFAVGTSNETINIHSVESGEILATLHGHTDGVNALAFTPNGWYLYSGGKDATVIQWFLDWELSEEQDIKTDQPLKQSKQMGTTTIMRPSLIQEEIAQKPTSHEIQTKAEKKKNKLLTVALALLVVILGVAYYVYQSTVTKYDSGEINKKSEEDSYFALVADALKSLDKPASGCNASESDSYRESYIVFIKKNRAEVQAAYPKSRENITCLLSGRKDAIAVKTLISEMVKAPDPADSQALEYLLAYMGNDVFAPLSGLLRDEQFVKGNPAGAKRIVHVLSVIATDEAVNELVTLISATPSLTGIISPFLGKIIASGKIEAAIALSLIESLLNNPDNKVRKDAVATLKYFKGSTAKDLLAKGLSDSNSEVVDEAKKVSAMH; this comes from the coding sequence ATGGCGACACTGTCCACAATCTCAATCAAAGAGAAAGGGCTTTGGTCTAAAAACGATGTTATAGACAATCGTTACGATGTCAGGGGACTTGCCCGCGGCGGCATGGGTGAGGTCTATTTTGTCTATGACCGTGAAATAGGCAGGATGATGGCTGTAAAAACCCCGCTTCCCTCAGTGCTTAAAAACGAGGAGGGTCTTAAACGTTTTTACAGGGAGGCGGAGGCTTGGATAAGTCTGGGAATTCACCCTAACATCTGCTCTGCTTACTATGTTCAGGTGATGGAGGGAATCCCCCGTCTGTTTGTTGAATACGTCGATGGCGGAGCTATGGATAAGTGGCTCAAAGAAGGACGTTTTTCAACGCTTACCGAAAAACTCGATATAGCAATTCAAATAGCTGCCGGTATGGATCACACGCATTCACTCATTTGGACAGACGAAAACGGAGACTCTCAAACTGGCCTTGTGCACAGAGACCTTAAACCGGCTAACATTCTTATGAGCAGGTACGGGATGTCATTAATCACAGATTTTGGTCTAGTGGGATTAGGCAGTTGGGGAAATGAAGAGATTTTTACAGTCTCCGAGAAAAACAAAAGCATGATAGACCTTGTGTCAAGTCAGATGGCAAGCGATGAGGAGGACTCATCAAACCCGTGGCAGACTATGACCATAGGGGGAGTACCGTTTGGCACTCCTCAGTACATGGCTCCGGAGCAGTTTGCAAATGCGCACACTGCCGGCATCCCGGCAGATATTTATGCTTACGGCTGCATTCTCTATGAATTATTTTGCGGGCGCAGACCGTTTGTTCTTACAGAAGAGCAAAGGCATGCCGTGATTTTTTATCAACTGATGCTTTGGCAAAAAATGCACACTGGCGAACCTCCACCAAATCCTCAGGACTTGAGCGTAAATCTTGATGACGCACTGTCCTCCCTCATGGTAGAGTGTCTTGCTAAAAATCCGGTGGGAAGACCAGATAGTTTCAAAGAAATCTTAAACAGGCTTGTTTCAATATACAGCCACTTAACGGGCACACCGTATCCTCGCCCTGAGGCAAAATCCGACGACTTAAAGGCCGATTCCCTCAATAATCAGGGGGTCTCCTATGCAACAATTAATCAACTGCACCGTGCGGAAAATAGTTGGAAAGAGGCGCTCACTGCCGAGCCTGAGCACGTTGAGGCTGCCTTTAATTTAACTATGCTTAAATGTAAAACTGGTGAGTTAACAGAAGATACAGCGGTTTCCGAGATGCGGGACTTTCTGCGGAGCGTGCAACACACCGGACAGGGAAAGTTTCTATTGGGTAAACTTCACCTCTTTCATGCCGATGAGCACAATGCCCTCAATCTGATAAATGAAATAATCACAGAGGGCAAGGAGTCGGCGGAGGCGCTTAAATTACAAGCTCTTTCCATTGCCAACCGGGAGGTCACAAAACAGGACACGATTTCACTTAAAAAGGCCGCAGATAGCTTTAAGTGGTTTTTAGACAACGGCAAAGATGACCCAGTTGTGGCTGCAGGTTACTGCTACTGCCTGAGAGAACTTGGAGAGGATTATGCCGCACTCTATGACTCCATGAGAGCGCGCTTTATGGAACTCCCGGACTCTCTGGATGAGGCCGTGTCTCAGTATCTGCCAGGGTTTTCAGTACAAAGGACATATTTTGACGAGTTCAGAGTGCCATGCTCCCTTGCGGTATCCGCTTGCGGACAGCATATCTATGCCGGTATGAGTGACGGTCACATAAATGTTTATGATGTAGCATCAGAGTCGCCGGCAGAGGTGTTTAAGCTCAGCTATGGGAAAGTCACTGCCATTGATATAAATCCCAAAGGAGACATCATTGCCTCTGGGCATGAGGACGGCTCAGTACACATTCTTAATGCCTCAGACGGCAGCGAAATATGGTTTTTTAAAAAGCACACGAAAGCTGTGTCGGCAATTAAGTTTTTAGCGTCTAAAAATTATGTAATCTCAGCTTCGGCAGACAGCATAATTTTAGTATGGGACATAAAGACAGGGAAAAGCGCAGGAGCATTTAAAACCGAGGGAAAGCCGGTAACATCTTTAGCGCTGTCGCCGGATTTAAAGCAAGTTTATACTGCTCATAAGGGGGGGCCTCCGTGTGTGTGGGAAACTAAAACCGGTAAACCTGTGAGCACATTTTCGGGCCATAAGAGCGGAGCTGTCTCAATTTTTTTAAGCAACAACGGGAAACTTGCAGTAACCGCAGGGGCAGGGCAGTCAGCAGTGATTTTGTGGGATACTGAGTCTGGGAAAAGCATTCACACCTTCTCCGGCCACACAAGTCCTGTGCTGTATGTGGGAATCAGTGCTGACGGCAGATTCTTACTCTCCGCTGATGAGAGAAATCTACGAGTGTGGGATATTAAAAGTAAACTCACCCACACTATTTTTAAATACAGAGGCCCTCTTACTTGCGCCGCTTTGGGGTTGGCACAAAATAAGCTTACAATAGCGCACGGCAATGAGATAATGGTGCTGAATTTTCATAACCGGTACTCTCTTTCATATACGCTTATAACACCTGCCGCAATCCGTGAAGAGGAGATACGATACGAGTTTTCAAAAAGACTATCCGATGCTTCCCAGAAAATCAATCAATCAGAATTCACCGAAGCGCTTAATCTCATTGAGGGAGCAAGGAGTCTGACAGGTTTTGAACAGAACCCGGCAGCAATATCGCTCTTAACCACAATTCCGCTAATTTATAGTAAAAAATTCTTAAGAGCAGGATTTAAACTCAGAGACTATCAGCATCACATAGATTCAGTTACCGCTGTTGTCATAAGCTCCGACGAAAGGTATCTAATAACAGGCGGAGACGATGGCAAAGTCGTAAGGACCGACATTTCCTCCCCCTCCAACACTGATTTGTCAGAGATTACAGCGCCTGGGTCGGTAAAAACGCTTGCAATAGATTATACGTCACATACGGTGTGCTTTGGCAGTGCTGAGGGGACAATTCAGACGTGGGATTTAGATAACACTGAACGTCTGAGCGACTTAAAAGTCCCAGTGGGGTCTGTGACGACGGTTGTATTAACCTCTGACGGCAGATATGTCTTTTCGGCATCCCCGGAAAGAACCATCCGTTTGTTTGACGCAATACATGGCAGATACTACGGCAGATTTGAGGAAAGCTCCGATGAGATAACCACCATAGCGCTGCATAATGAGGAAAGAACGCTAATTTCAGGCACAGTAAATGGATTGGTCATATTTTGGGACAGTGTCACAGGTAAAGTGCTGTCAAGTGTTGAGGGACATACGGGCTCTGTAAACTCAATATCATTCAGTGCTGACGGGGAGCATTTTCTTACCGGAGGTGAGGACGGTTACGTGTGTGGTTGGGGCACTAAGACAATGAGACGAGTGAAACGGCATAAGGTGTCAAATAAAGGAGTGTTAACTGCCGTGTTTCATCCTGATGGAAAATGCTTTGCAGTGGGAACATCCAATGAGACGATAAACATTCACAGTGTTGAAAGCGGTGAGATTTTGGCCACACTTCATGGCCACACTGATGGCGTAAACGCGTTAGCGTTTACCCCTAATGGGTGGTACTTATACTCCGGCGGCAAGGATGCTACTGTGATACAGTGGTTTCTTGACTGGGAACTGTCAGAAGAGCAGGATATTAAAACTGATCAGCCGCTTAAACAATCAAAGCAGATGGGGACAACAACAATAATGCGCCCGTCTCTTATACAAGAGGAGATAGCCCAAAAGCCGACCTCTCATGAAATACAAACTAAAGCAGAAAAGAAAAAGAACAAACTATTAACGGTTGCGTTAGCTCTGTTAGTGGTTATTCTCGGTGTGGCTTATTATGTGTATCAGAGCACAGTTACAAAATATGACTCAGGTGAAATTAACAAAAAAAGTGAGGAGGACAGTTATTTTGCTTTAGTAGCTGATGCTTTGAAATCTTTGGATAAGCCTGCCTCCGGCTGTAACGCATCTGAGTCAGACTCATACAGGGAAAGCTACATAGTGTTTATAAAAAAGAACCGTGCAGAGGTTCAAGCGGCATATCCCAAAAGCCGTGAAAACATCACTTGTCTTCTGTCCGGGCGCAAAGATGCCATAGCGGTAAAAACACTGATTTCAGAGATGGTAAAAGCCCCGGACCCTGCTGACTCACAAGCATTAGAGTATCTGTTGGCTTATATGGGAAACGATGTGTTTGCGCCACTTTCTGGTTTGTTACGCGATGAGCAATTTGTAAAAGGAAATCCTGCGGGAGCAAAACGGATTGTTCATGTGCTGTCAGTTATTGCAACCGATGAGGCTGTTAATGAGCTTGTTACACTAATTTCAGCAACGCCCTCACTAACCGGCATAATATCGCCGTTTCTTGGTAAAATCATAGCATCCGGTAAAATAGAAGCAGCAATTGCTTTGTCTCTCATTGAAAGTTTACTAAATAACCCTGACAACAAAGTAAGAAAAGATGCGGTGGCCACACTTAAATACTTTAAAGGCTCAACAGCAAAAGACCTTCTTGCTAAAGGCTTATCGGATTCTAACAGCGAGGTTGTCGATGAAGCTAAAAAGGTCTCTGCTATGCACTAA
- a CDS encoding protein kinase has protein sequence MSGIRIEILEGSQKGKRFLFSGSKEVIIGRSKNADIQLSSSDGSISRSHCKLVMTANQCVLSDLQSKNGTLVNGRKISKQVLNPMDIIKIGDVLLRFTHEEAGTTPVLCRLCGVEIVKLVSYDGDKTDAGDALCEECQTNEVETSEKIDFAPEDKSGKPARKTFLCSRCSTDVSDCANSDGMANFFPLAVYICKDCTNRIEDKSQHFDYENHYATIGELGRGGMGVVYKAVQRSTGRVCAIKKLHPSTLDDPRRLKLFEREMAVQSEATHPNLVAITDKGTFGTTYYFVTEFMAGGDVLNLMKNSASKTLSVKNACAIAVQILKGLNALHSRGFIHRDIKPSNILLSCPNQDESPLAKICDYGLAKSFENVGDSFFDITRTHGGFAGSLMYMSPELIKNYKYSKPPVDVYAAAVTLYFMLTGKYTVDVPDEIKNMPITGESKSQRHPLDIVLEEKPIPILKRRVDIPPVLATVIDKAVTKDIKVSYQSANTLCLLIDNIMEREGWR, from the coding sequence ATGTCCGGCATCAGGATAGAAATACTGGAGGGTTCTCAGAAAGGCAAACGGTTTCTCTTTAGTGGCTCTAAAGAGGTAATCATAGGGCGCTCTAAAAATGCTGATATACAGTTGTCAAGCAGCGACGGGTCAATTTCCCGCAGCCACTGTAAACTGGTGATGACAGCAAATCAATGTGTACTGTCTGATTTGCAAAGCAAAAACGGTACACTTGTTAACGGAAGGAAAATATCCAAACAGGTTTTAAACCCCATGGACATAATAAAAATAGGGGATGTTCTTTTACGTTTTACACATGAAGAGGCAGGCACTACCCCCGTGTTATGCAGACTTTGCGGGGTTGAAATAGTGAAGTTAGTTAGTTACGATGGCGATAAGACAGATGCCGGAGACGCCCTTTGTGAGGAATGTCAGACAAATGAGGTTGAAACCTCTGAAAAGATTGATTTTGCACCAGAAGATAAGTCCGGTAAACCAGCCAGAAAAACGTTTCTGTGCAGCCGTTGTTCTACTGATGTCTCAGACTGTGCCAACTCTGATGGTATGGCTAACTTTTTTCCTCTTGCTGTATATATTTGTAAAGATTGTACAAACCGCATTGAGGACAAATCACAGCATTTTGACTACGAAAACCACTATGCAACCATTGGAGAGTTAGGCCGGGGCGGTATGGGTGTAGTCTATAAAGCGGTGCAAAGAAGTACCGGCAGAGTGTGCGCAATAAAAAAACTTCACCCATCCACTTTGGATGACCCCCGGCGATTAAAACTCTTTGAGCGTGAGATGGCGGTTCAGTCTGAAGCCACACATCCTAATCTCGTTGCCATTACCGATAAGGGCACTTTTGGCACAACATACTACTTTGTTACTGAGTTTATGGCGGGAGGCGATGTGTTAAATCTTATGAAAAACTCTGCCAGTAAAACTCTCTCAGTGAAAAACGCCTGCGCAATTGCGGTTCAAATTCTTAAAGGGCTTAACGCACTGCATAGCAGAGGCTTTATTCACAGAGACATTAAACCCTCAAATATTTTGCTATCCTGCCCAAATCAGGATGAATCTCCTTTAGCAAAGATATGCGATTACGGTCTTGCTAAGTCTTTTGAAAATGTAGGTGATTCTTTCTTTGATATAACCAGAACTCATGGCGGCTTTGCTGGCTCTCTTATGTACATGTCCCCTGAGCTTATTAAAAACTATAAGTACTCAAAGCCCCCTGTGGATGTCTATGCCGCAGCAGTCACACTCTATTTTATGCTGACAGGCAAATACACTGTAGATGTACCGGATGAGATTAAAAATATGCCGATAACCGGAGAAAGTAAATCTCAAAGACATCCCCTTGATATCGTGTTAGAGGAAAAACCGATACCAATACTGAAACGCAGGGTGGATATCCCACCGGTTCTGGCTACCGTCATAGATAAAGCCGTTACAAAAGACATTAAGGTAAGCTATCAGAGCGCCAATACGCTGTGTTTGCTGATAGACAATATAATGGAACGCGAGGGTTGGAGGTAA
- the murA gene encoding UDP-N-acetylglucosamine 1-carboxyvinyltransferase, with amino-acid sequence MDKLLIRGGKALRGEVEISGAKNAALPIMAATILSPGLNTLYNIPDLKDIKTMSTVLESMGGRVARADEDGALTINTEGVETVEAPYELVKTMRASVLTLGPLMARFGYARVSMPGGCAIGARPINLHLMGLEKMGAEITLSQGYVVAKAERLKGADINFDTVTVTGTENLMMAAVLANGVTRLENAAREPEVCDLAGVLIQMGAHITGVGTPLIEIEGVSELRPANYRIIPDRIETGTFLAFAGITGGDILIKNCEVTHIGSVIKKFMEAGLTISEEAGGLRVIGPHAGALKAAEVATSPYPGFPTDMQAQLMALMCVADGTSIIRETIFENRFMHAAELRRMGANIEVEDNLAIVKGVNKLLGAQVMATDLRASASLVVAALAAEGETIIDRIYHLDRGYEKIEYKLSKLGADIHRVSA; translated from the coding sequence ATGGATAAATTATTAATAAGAGGCGGTAAAGCGCTAAGAGGAGAGGTGGAGATAAGCGGAGCAAAAAATGCGGCGCTTCCCATTATGGCAGCAACTATTTTGAGCCCCGGGCTAAACACCCTCTATAATATTCCTGATTTAAAAGATATAAAAACCATGTCAACCGTGTTGGAGAGCATGGGGGGGAGGGTGGCAAGGGCAGATGAGGATGGAGCGCTTACAATAAACACAGAAGGGGTGGAAACCGTTGAGGCCCCCTATGAGTTGGTAAAAACAATGAGAGCGTCGGTGCTGACTTTGGGGCCATTAATGGCGCGTTTTGGGTATGCGCGTGTGTCGATGCCCGGTGGTTGTGCAATAGGAGCGCGTCCCATAAACCTGCACCTAATGGGACTTGAAAAAATGGGAGCGGAAATCACCCTCTCACAGGGTTACGTAGTGGCAAAGGCAGAGCGGCTCAAAGGGGCTGATATTAACTTTGACACGGTCACGGTAACCGGAACGGAGAACCTGATGATGGCTGCAGTGCTTGCTAATGGAGTAACACGGCTTGAAAACGCAGCCCGAGAGCCTGAGGTCTGTGACCTTGCTGGGGTGTTAATCCAAATGGGTGCCCATATAACAGGGGTTGGCACACCGCTTATAGAAATAGAAGGTGTAAGTGAGCTTAGACCTGCCAATTACCGTATAATACCGGACAGGATAGAGACCGGCACATTTTTGGCCTTTGCAGGAATTACAGGGGGCGACATATTAATAAAAAACTGTGAAGTAACACACATTGGCTCGGTGATAAAAAAGTTTATGGAGGCAGGGCTTACGATAAGCGAGGAGGCAGGGGGCTTAAGAGTAATCGGGCCGCACGCAGGCGCCCTTAAAGCGGCAGAGGTTGCAACCTCGCCCTATCCTGGGTTTCCCACAGATATGCAGGCACAACTTATGGCGCTGATGTGTGTAGCAGATGGCACAAGTATCATAAGAGAGACGATTTTTGAAAATCGCTTCATGCACGCTGCCGAATTAAGGCGAATGGGAGCAAACATAGAGGTGGAGGACAATTTGGCGATAGTCAAAGGAGTCAACAAACTTCTTGGAGCTCAGGTTATGGCAACCGACCTGAGAGCCAGCGCATCCCTGGTTGTAGCAGCACTTGCCGCCGAGGGAGAGACAATTATCGACAGAATCTACCATCTTGACCGCGGTTATGAAAAAATAGAATATAAACTCTCTAAGCTCGGAGCAGATATACACAGAGTTAGTGCATAG